A genome region from Prinia subflava isolate CZ2003 ecotype Zambia chromosome 12, Cam_Psub_1.2, whole genome shotgun sequence includes the following:
- the FPGS gene encoding folylpolyglutamate synthase, mitochondrial isoform X3, translating into MLNTLQTNASYLEQVKRERGDPQAQLEAMQGFLERSGLKVEDLDRLNIIHVTGTKGKGSACAFTERILRNYGLKTGFYSSPHLVQVRERIRINGQPISKDLFNKYFWLVYNRLEETKDPAHASMPAYFRFLTIMAFHVFLQEKVDLAVVEVGIGGTYDCTNIIRTPVVCGVSSLGIDHTSILGDTMEKIAWQKGGIFKPGVPAFTVAQAERPLEVLRERAQERKCPLYLCPELDDFEEGCRALELGLAGAHQRSNAALALQLARTWLQRRGRQGLGELKEVPPSTELLGRPVPLAPAFRLSDAMIQGLRDTEWLGRTQVLSHGPVTWYLDGAHTTSSIQACVRWFRQAALNQDKPHDGSEVRVLLFNATGDRDTAALLKLLVPCHFDYAVFCPNFMEVSVANNADQQNFNVTLENALTRCLENQRTWTRLLEEKVGQDPWLPSPLRVGGLLQPAPARGSLLLVPPAPRPLNSPALVFPCLAQAMRWVAQGRDPQLAAPAASGAHPHPAASSGAVLLREAAAVRVLVTGSLHLVGGALRLLQPALSQ; encoded by the exons ATGCTCAACACCCTGCAGACCAATGCCAGCTacctggagcaggtgaagcGGGAGCGCGGTGACCCCCAGGCCCAGCTGGAAGCCATGCAGGGCTTTCTGGAGAGGAGCGGACTGAAG GTCGAGGACCTGGATCGACTGAACATCATCCACGTCACGGGGACGAAGGGCAAG GGCTCAGCGTGCGCCTTCACTGAACGCATCCTCCGCAACTACGGGCTGAAGACTGGCTTTTACAG ctcccctcacCTTGTGCAGGTGCGTGAGCGGATCCGCATCAATGGGCAGCCCATCAGCAAGGACCTCTTCAACAAGTACTTCTGGCTGGTCTACAACCGCCTGGAGGAGACCAAG gaCCCAGCGCATGCCAGCATGCCAGCGTATTTCCGCTTCCTCACCATCATGGCCTTCCACGtcttcctgcaggagaag gtggACCTGGCAGTGGTGGAAGTTGGCATTGGTGGCACCTATGACTGCACCAACATCATCAG GACACCAGTGGTGTGTGGGGTCTCCTCCCTGGGCATCGACCACACCAGCATCCTGGGGGACACCATGGAGAAGATCGCCTGGCAGAAAGGGGGCATTTTTAAG CCCGGTGTGCCAGCGTTCACTGTGGCACAGGCGGAGCGGCCGCTGGAGGTGCTGAGGGAGCGAGCCCAGGAGCGGAAG tgtcccctcTACCTCTGCCCGGAGCTGGACGACTTCGAGGAGGGCTGCCGGgcgctggagctggggctggcggGGGCCCACCAGCGCTCCAACGCCGCGCTGGCCTTACAGCTGGCACGGACGTGGCTGCAGCGCCGCGGCCGCCAGG GCCTTGGGGAGCTGAAGGAGGTACCACCAAGCACCGAGCTGCTGGGGAGGCCAGTGCCGCTGGCGCCTGCCTTCCGACTGAGCGATGCCATGATCCAAG GCCTGCGGGACACAGAGTGGCTGGGCCGGACTCAGGTGCTGTCCCACGGCCCTGTGACGTGGTACCTGGACGGAGCTCACACCACCAGCAGCATCCAGGCCTGTGTCCGCTGGTTCCGCCAGGCCGCCCTCAACCAGGACAAGCCCCATGA TGGTTCTGAGGTGCGTGTGCTGCTCTTCAATGCCACAGGCGACCGGGACACGGCGGCgctgctgaagctgctggtG CCCTGTCACTTTGACTACGCTGTCTTCTGCCCCAACTTCATGGAGGTGTCGGTGGCCAACAACGCAG ACCAGCAAAACTTCAACGTGACGCTGGAGAACGCCCTGACTCGCTGCCTGGAGAACCAGCGGACATGGACAAGGCTCCTGGAGGAGAAAGTGGGGCAGGACCCCTGGCTCCCATCTCCCCTGCGGGTcggggggctgctgcagccggcCCCTGCCCGaggctccctgctcctggtgcccCCGGCCCCACGGCCCCTCAACTCCCCGGCCCTCGTGTTCCCGTGCCTGGCGCAGGCCATGCGGTGGGTGGCACAGGGCCGGGACCCCCAGCTGGCAGCCCCCGCGGCCTCGGGGGCTCACCCGCACCCCGCGGCCAGCAGCGGGGCCGTGCTGCTGCGGGAGGCGGCGGCCGTGCGCGTCCTGGTCACCGGCAGCCTGCACCTGGTGGGCGGGGCGCTGCGCCTGCTCCAGCCCGCGCTGTCCCAGTAG
- the FPGS gene encoding folylpolyglutamate synthase, mitochondrial isoform X2: protein MAEMLPAWVTSDTAEGTEAEGDAIRMLNTLQTNASYLEQVKRERGDPQAQLEAMQGFLERSGLKVEDLDRLNIIHVTGTKGKGSACAFTERILRNYGLKTGFYSSPHLVQVRERIRINGQPISKDLFNKYFWLVYNRLEETKDPAHASMPAYFRFLTIMAFHVFLQEKVDLAVVEVGIGGTYDCTNIIRTPVVCGVSSLGIDHTSILGDTMEKIAWQKGGIFKPGVPAFTVAQAERPLEVLRERAQERKCPLYLCPELDDFEEGCRALELGLAGAHQRSNAALALQLARTWLQRRGRQGLGELKEVPPSTELLGRPVPLAPAFRLSDAMIQGLRDTEWLGRTQVLSHGPVTWYLDGAHTTSSIQACVRWFRQAALNQDKPHDGSEVRVLLFNATGDRDTAALLKLLVPCHFDYAVFCPNFMEVSVANNADQQNFNVTLENALTRCLENQRTWTRLLEEKVGQDPWLPSPLRVGGLLQPAPARGSLLLVPPAPRPLNSPALVFPCLAQAMRWVAQGRDPQLAAPAASGAHPHPAASSGAVLLREAAAVRVLVTGSLHLVGGALRLLQPALSQ from the exons ATGGCAGAGATGCTGCCGGCGTGGGTCACCAGTGACACGGCCGAGGGGACTGAAGCCGAAGGG GATGCAATCCGGATGCTCAACACCCTGCAGACCAATGCCAGCTacctggagcaggtgaagcGGGAGCGCGGTGACCCCCAGGCCCAGCTGGAAGCCATGCAGGGCTTTCTGGAGAGGAGCGGACTGAAG GTCGAGGACCTGGATCGACTGAACATCATCCACGTCACGGGGACGAAGGGCAAG GGCTCAGCGTGCGCCTTCACTGAACGCATCCTCCGCAACTACGGGCTGAAGACTGGCTTTTACAG ctcccctcacCTTGTGCAGGTGCGTGAGCGGATCCGCATCAATGGGCAGCCCATCAGCAAGGACCTCTTCAACAAGTACTTCTGGCTGGTCTACAACCGCCTGGAGGAGACCAAG gaCCCAGCGCATGCCAGCATGCCAGCGTATTTCCGCTTCCTCACCATCATGGCCTTCCACGtcttcctgcaggagaag gtggACCTGGCAGTGGTGGAAGTTGGCATTGGTGGCACCTATGACTGCACCAACATCATCAG GACACCAGTGGTGTGTGGGGTCTCCTCCCTGGGCATCGACCACACCAGCATCCTGGGGGACACCATGGAGAAGATCGCCTGGCAGAAAGGGGGCATTTTTAAG CCCGGTGTGCCAGCGTTCACTGTGGCACAGGCGGAGCGGCCGCTGGAGGTGCTGAGGGAGCGAGCCCAGGAGCGGAAG tgtcccctcTACCTCTGCCCGGAGCTGGACGACTTCGAGGAGGGCTGCCGGgcgctggagctggggctggcggGGGCCCACCAGCGCTCCAACGCCGCGCTGGCCTTACAGCTGGCACGGACGTGGCTGCAGCGCCGCGGCCGCCAGG GCCTTGGGGAGCTGAAGGAGGTACCACCAAGCACCGAGCTGCTGGGGAGGCCAGTGCCGCTGGCGCCTGCCTTCCGACTGAGCGATGCCATGATCCAAG GCCTGCGGGACACAGAGTGGCTGGGCCGGACTCAGGTGCTGTCCCACGGCCCTGTGACGTGGTACCTGGACGGAGCTCACACCACCAGCAGCATCCAGGCCTGTGTCCGCTGGTTCCGCCAGGCCGCCCTCAACCAGGACAAGCCCCATGA TGGTTCTGAGGTGCGTGTGCTGCTCTTCAATGCCACAGGCGACCGGGACACGGCGGCgctgctgaagctgctggtG CCCTGTCACTTTGACTACGCTGTCTTCTGCCCCAACTTCATGGAGGTGTCGGTGGCCAACAACGCAG ACCAGCAAAACTTCAACGTGACGCTGGAGAACGCCCTGACTCGCTGCCTGGAGAACCAGCGGACATGGACAAGGCTCCTGGAGGAGAAAGTGGGGCAGGACCCCTGGCTCCCATCTCCCCTGCGGGTcggggggctgctgcagccggcCCCTGCCCGaggctccctgctcctggtgcccCCGGCCCCACGGCCCCTCAACTCCCCGGCCCTCGTGTTCCCGTGCCTGGCGCAGGCCATGCGGTGGGTGGCACAGGGCCGGGACCCCCAGCTGGCAGCCCCCGCGGCCTCGGGGGCTCACCCGCACCCCGCGGCCAGCAGCGGGGCCGTGCTGCTGCGGGAGGCGGCGGCCGTGCGCGTCCTGGTCACCGGCAGCCTGCACCTGGTGGGCGGGGCGCTGCGCCTGCTCCAGCCCGCGCTGTCCCAGTAG
- the FPGS gene encoding folylpolyglutamate synthase, mitochondrial isoform X1: MVARGLRALRGALRAGGRRFGTRPARAPAMDYQDAIRMLNTLQTNASYLEQVKRERGDPQAQLEAMQGFLERSGLKVEDLDRLNIIHVTGTKGKGSACAFTERILRNYGLKTGFYSSPHLVQVRERIRINGQPISKDLFNKYFWLVYNRLEETKDPAHASMPAYFRFLTIMAFHVFLQEKVDLAVVEVGIGGTYDCTNIIRTPVVCGVSSLGIDHTSILGDTMEKIAWQKGGIFKPGVPAFTVAQAERPLEVLRERAQERKCPLYLCPELDDFEEGCRALELGLAGAHQRSNAALALQLARTWLQRRGRQGLGELKEVPPSTELLGRPVPLAPAFRLSDAMIQGLRDTEWLGRTQVLSHGPVTWYLDGAHTTSSIQACVRWFRQAALNQDKPHDGSEVRVLLFNATGDRDTAALLKLLVPCHFDYAVFCPNFMEVSVANNADQQNFNVTLENALTRCLENQRTWTRLLEEKVGQDPWLPSPLRVGGLLQPAPARGSLLLVPPAPRPLNSPALVFPCLAQAMRWVAQGRDPQLAAPAASGAHPHPAASSGAVLLREAAAVRVLVTGSLHLVGGALRLLQPALSQ, translated from the exons ATGGTGGCGCGGGGGCTGCGCGCGCTGCGCGGGGCGCTGCGGGCCGGGGGGCGCCGCTTCGGCACGCGCCCCGCGCGCGCCCCCGCCATGGACTACCAG GATGCAATCCGGATGCTCAACACCCTGCAGACCAATGCCAGCTacctggagcaggtgaagcGGGAGCGCGGTGACCCCCAGGCCCAGCTGGAAGCCATGCAGGGCTTTCTGGAGAGGAGCGGACTGAAG GTCGAGGACCTGGATCGACTGAACATCATCCACGTCACGGGGACGAAGGGCAAG GGCTCAGCGTGCGCCTTCACTGAACGCATCCTCCGCAACTACGGGCTGAAGACTGGCTTTTACAG ctcccctcacCTTGTGCAGGTGCGTGAGCGGATCCGCATCAATGGGCAGCCCATCAGCAAGGACCTCTTCAACAAGTACTTCTGGCTGGTCTACAACCGCCTGGAGGAGACCAAG gaCCCAGCGCATGCCAGCATGCCAGCGTATTTCCGCTTCCTCACCATCATGGCCTTCCACGtcttcctgcaggagaag gtggACCTGGCAGTGGTGGAAGTTGGCATTGGTGGCACCTATGACTGCACCAACATCATCAG GACACCAGTGGTGTGTGGGGTCTCCTCCCTGGGCATCGACCACACCAGCATCCTGGGGGACACCATGGAGAAGATCGCCTGGCAGAAAGGGGGCATTTTTAAG CCCGGTGTGCCAGCGTTCACTGTGGCACAGGCGGAGCGGCCGCTGGAGGTGCTGAGGGAGCGAGCCCAGGAGCGGAAG tgtcccctcTACCTCTGCCCGGAGCTGGACGACTTCGAGGAGGGCTGCCGGgcgctggagctggggctggcggGGGCCCACCAGCGCTCCAACGCCGCGCTGGCCTTACAGCTGGCACGGACGTGGCTGCAGCGCCGCGGCCGCCAGG GCCTTGGGGAGCTGAAGGAGGTACCACCAAGCACCGAGCTGCTGGGGAGGCCAGTGCCGCTGGCGCCTGCCTTCCGACTGAGCGATGCCATGATCCAAG GCCTGCGGGACACAGAGTGGCTGGGCCGGACTCAGGTGCTGTCCCACGGCCCTGTGACGTGGTACCTGGACGGAGCTCACACCACCAGCAGCATCCAGGCCTGTGTCCGCTGGTTCCGCCAGGCCGCCCTCAACCAGGACAAGCCCCATGA TGGTTCTGAGGTGCGTGTGCTGCTCTTCAATGCCACAGGCGACCGGGACACGGCGGCgctgctgaagctgctggtG CCCTGTCACTTTGACTACGCTGTCTTCTGCCCCAACTTCATGGAGGTGTCGGTGGCCAACAACGCAG ACCAGCAAAACTTCAACGTGACGCTGGAGAACGCCCTGACTCGCTGCCTGGAGAACCAGCGGACATGGACAAGGCTCCTGGAGGAGAAAGTGGGGCAGGACCCCTGGCTCCCATCTCCCCTGCGGGTcggggggctgctgcagccggcCCCTGCCCGaggctccctgctcctggtgcccCCGGCCCCACGGCCCCTCAACTCCCCGGCCCTCGTGTTCCCGTGCCTGGCGCAGGCCATGCGGTGGGTGGCACAGGGCCGGGACCCCCAGCTGGCAGCCCCCGCGGCCTCGGGGGCTCACCCGCACCCCGCGGCCAGCAGCGGGGCCGTGCTGCTGCGGGAGGCGGCGGCCGTGCGCGTCCTGGTCACCGGCAGCCTGCACCTGGTGGGCGGGGCGCTGCGCCTGCTCCAGCCCGCGCTGTCCCAGTAG